In the Vicia villosa cultivar HV-30 ecotype Madison, WI unplaced genomic scaffold, Vvil1.0 ctg.000011F_1_1, whole genome shotgun sequence genome, TCAACTAAACACCAGTTTTACCAAACATCCATTAGGAATAAACTCAGCCAAAAAATGAAATAGTAAATAAGCAACATAATTAAACACTACTAGCATAAACTCATATCATAATAAAGCCAAACTGTTCATATAAGCTAGCAGTTATTTTCATAAGCTATCCtaaaaagtttataaaaataagCTAAAAATTGGCTTATGGAAGAGATAACAGTACCTTTGGAGATTCGTGTTCGAGGTCAGCAAAGACCAATTTCGAATCCAAACTTGAATCAAGAAATTCAGTTATTTCAGTTACATGAATCAAGTAAATCATCTCTTGTATAACCATCACCCTCAGATGTTGAAAAATTGGAGATTCATTTTGGGCGAGTTGAAGGAGTGAAGAGAGTTGGTGCTGAAGTTGAGGCATGATTCCACCATAATCGATCATTATTACTGGTCTCATTCTTGTGATTAGGGCAATGATATCTGTGAAGGAGTGAATTGAATGTGAGTGATTGAATGAAGAAATTGAGagaagagagagtgagagagaaagtgagacctAATTGTAATCGATGTTTTGAAGAAGATTTGAGGCGCCATTTGATTTGTGATAAACATGAATCTATTACTGTAATGGCTTCGTCTAACTCTATCGAGTCCATTTTCTTCTCTGTTTTGTTTTTCTTCCAGTTATGTCTCAATGTCAGTGGCACtttcttctttgttttatttttttcttccttcTTCAAAATTGACACTCACACCTAACTTGGTTAGGCCAGGAATAGATCTCGGTATTCTCCGAATATCGTCCTTTGCAAAGACTCGTTTGCCACTCGAGCCCAAGCGCTTGGTTATGATATTAAAGTAcacttatcatatttttattggtAAATAGCATAAACCACACTTAAGGAATTGTATGTAAGTTTTCTTCTATTCAATTTGTGAAAATTATTCGATTTATGAAAATTAAATAGTGGTAGGTAGGGGTGACACTTGATTCTTAAAGAATTTTTAGacgaattttgaattttttaaaggaATTTTTTATagcgttctaaacatgtctgtaaaataatcatttaaaaatacatattGGTTTAACAACACGGATTAAAATTACGTTTGCAATAattttgtacaatcaaaacatgccACTTTTTTTATaggaccaaaaataaaatttagtaatTTATAGGACCAAAatcatatttaaccctatttaaATTGAGTGACAAAACTTATTAGGTGAGTTTTAGAGAACTCTCACTAAGACCGCAAATATGTCTATGGTCATTTGCACACTAGACGGTAGAATATGTCTCACTGATTCTCACCGCATAAGGATCAAAGAGACTCACGGATCACGTAGTCACCCTCGTATAGAATGCTTCAAAGGTGACGATGAGGAGGCACATGGTGTTGTGTGTTCAATCATGTTAAGCCAGAGATACATGTAGAGGTGCTTAATTAGTACGGCTTATATAAGACGATTATGGTGGTTCCGTAGATGAAGGATTCTCTGGAGGATTCTCCAACCTTAAATTATTGATATTATTGATAGACTATGTCAGATTGTGTTATCTTCATGTTATGAAATGAATAGGtataaatattttagtttaaattgattttatgtattaatgattaattgaaaataattaataatttatgctTTTCACTACCTATTGAAAGTCTATACTCATGATGGGATATTCAATATGTAGACAAAATAATATTGAAAGTCTATACCCATTTGatagaaaaaagataaaatatgatGGGATATTCAACGTAGACAAAATAATAGAACTTAAAgagaaattttgtaaaaaaaataattattattccaCCATTGTATTAAGACTTTCTATTTACTTTTTCtatcttttgttgatttttttaattatcgAGCCATTGCATTTCAATttcaatagtataataaaaatgatttttttatgggTGTTAAAAGTTAGTTGCTGTTGTTCTGCCAAGTAAACTTTGTGCAATGCTCGTAAGCTATATGAAACGTGAACTATAATAAACCAATATCTTATCTTATCAGCATTAAATTTGTTCTAAGGCTATAGTTGAATATGTTAAAATGAATAAAGTAGAATACTATaaacaattttttcttataaaagtgAGAAACAGACATACATGAAAGTTTATATGATAAACTccatacaacttcaaaaacatatACTTTAACTCTTAAACTATTGTACTTTAAGAGAAGTAGGAATATACAATTTCAAAATCTTAATTTGGAAGAATAACTTTTCTTTACAATTTCTTTTAaaagaatttcagaaaaataattaaatttccaAAATTATTCTCTCCCACATAATCACTTTCTTCATCCAAGATCAGGCACTGTGAAGtactcatcctcatcatcataATCATAATCACGTATGAGCTCAATCCTAGGCTTTTTGTTAGACTTTGAGTTTCTGTGTGATGAATAATTGTTGCTAGCATGATGAGTCACTGGAAGCTGAGGAACTTCAGCTGCAGAAATAGCTTCTTGATTAAACTCTTCACCAAACAGTCCCTCCTCAGTGAACCATTCCATTTCTCCAAATTGCATGGGTTCCTTCTAAGCCAAGTAACAACAAAAATCAGTTTAGATATTTTCAAATAtaacttaaaattaaaatcaattatgaaAAAAGTTGCATGTCTCACTTTGTTATGGGAATCATAATCTACTAACTCCAGCAAGTCATCAACACCCCAAGAGGGTGAGAAGTTAGGGACTTGTTGATAAGGAGGTTCAACAGAAACTTGCTGAGGATTCCTATTTGGTGGTTCCAAGTGAGGCTTTTCATCGTCTTTCGCGCAGTTAGTACTCGCAGCAGCCACTCGGATACCAGTCGCGAGGAAGCGCTGGTGGTTGGCCGAAAGACTGCCGGCCGGGTGAATAGCTTCATCACAATTTTGACAGAAGAGTGCTCTATCTTCTACACAGAATATGAATGCTGCCTTATCCTGTTTGCACATCAGaagaaacaaaatattttcatcagctattttaaaaacttatgaaaataagccGAAAAACAACTTATAAACATGTTATAAATTGTTTCTATAAATTATCAAAAACAACTTATCAGCGCGTAACTACTGGTCATGACATGACAAATATTTATGTCTACAGTAGCTGCGCGCTGGTAAGTTAGTAGAAACATAACCTAGAATAATAAGGTCCTAGTACAACCTAAGCATCTCTTTCTTAAAGATGCTACTTGTAACATCATGATGCAAATATCATATCCTAATCTAGATCTCAACATTTAACTAAGTTCATAATCTAAGTTCAAACAGTAAAATTCATTAAACTAAATAAATGTGACATGAGGTATAGTAATAATTACTTGGCATATGTCACATCTAGGAAGCTTGTTAGAGAGAGATTGAAGAAGAAGCCTCTGATGTTTGCTTGCAAGCTTGTTAGCAGCATGAACTTCAATATCACATTTAGCACACAAAGCTGCTTCATCTGCACAACAAATCATGGTTGCTGGAGCTTTCTCACAAACATCACACTGAATTTTCATATTACTTTTTTCACTCTATAGTAGAACAATATCTCAACTCAAGAAGAATGGATATAGAGTGGTGATACCTTTATGAGACAAAATAGTAAGCTAAGAATGGAAAAATGATGTTATTTGAAGGGAATGAGTGGATGAGATAAGAAGCTTGAAGGGAACGGTAATGAAAAGAACACGAGTTAGTGGGGACAGTGGTTTCTATGCCATGTGTTTGTGTGTGGCTGTGAAGTCATCTATATACTGATGTAATGTTCTGTGGCCATGGTTTTTTCTGTATATAAATGATTTGATATTTAACAACAGCTAGGTTAGATATGTTTGTATATGTCTAGATTGTCGGCTGTTAATTGCTTTCAAAAAAACAGTTGGATGAAATCAATGATCTTTCATTATATCAAACCTAGGCTATGGTTTTGATTTAAACATTTTTGAGTGAATAATATAGGGGGATTTTGGTTTTTAAAATTGTATCTATTTGATGAAAATAGTTTATGAGTTTCACAAATTTGTACAAATTGTAATGGTGTCGTTCAAAATAGTATCTTTGTTAACTTATTGTGTTATAGGTTATAACATATGCCTTAAAAACTTTGTTAAGGGAGAAAACATAATTGAAGATTGTATAAATTAGATAATCGAAAAATCCATAAAATATTTTAGAACGTCGGAAAATCagaaataaaaagaaactgaGTCAGGAGGTGCCATAGATGCGGTGGCCGACAGTCGGACGGCGGAGGTCGGCCAGAATTTGGTGGTTTCTAGAATCGGGATTGGTGGCGGTGGCGGCCTTCACAACGCGGCGGCGGTGACGCCCAACCAGAGGCGGTGGTTAGCGGCGGCGGCCAGACGGTGGTCGCCAGAACGCGACGACAGCGACACCCTGTCGGAGGCGGTGGTTAGCGACGACGACAGAGGTTCGTACAATAGTGATCGACAGAGGTCTTACAACACTCCCTACAGTCGAGTCGCGGTCGGTCCGATTTTGGGATTTTAGAAAATTAGCAATTTTCACGGTTCACGTGTTTTTGTGCTTTTCGATTCGCCTCATGGATCTATTTGCTAATGGGTTGTATTTCAGGCTTTGTTTGCTGAGTTTTAGCGATTATAAATGAAGATAATATCTGCTTGATAGAAAGTAATCATCTTTTTCAAAGCTCTGACTGTGAGAGGGTTTCCCAACTCTCGACAGTTCCAACTCCTAATCTTCATTGCTCTCTACTGGCTCCTAGAGATGAGCCTACCACTAGAGATGATGGGATGATTGTGCTTTCCTTTAGGCATAGTCTCTTGTTTTCCTAAATTTCAAGAATATATGTCTTTTAGGTAGATGATTAGAGCAAATCTCCGTTTTTCCGAAATTTGATGGGTCTGATTTTCAATAATCTGAAGTTTTCCTAGTTTTTTTTAGCATGGCTTCAAGAATATAGCTAAAAAGTTTGTAGCTTGGGGAATTCATTGGGTTGCTGTTGTAGTACTTGTATATTTT is a window encoding:
- the LOC131621754 gene encoding B-box zinc finger protein 25-like isoform X2 — protein: MKIQCDVCEKAPATMICCADEAALCAKCDIEVHAANKLASKHQRLLLQSLSNKLPRCDICQDKAAFIFCVEDRALFCQNCDEAIHPAGSLSANHQRFLATGIRVAAASTNCAKDDEKPHLEPPNRNPQQVSVEPPYQQVPNFSPSWGVDDLLELVDYDSHNKEPMQFGEMEWFTEEGLFGEEFNQEAISAAEVPQLPVTHHASNNYSSHRNSKSNKKPRIELIRDYDYDDEDEYFTVPDLG
- the LOC131621754 gene encoding B-box zinc finger protein 25-like isoform X1 — protein: MKIQCDVCEKAPATMICCADEAALCAKCDIEVHAANKLASKHQRLLLQSLSNKLPRCDICQDKAAFIFCVEDRALFCQNCDEAIHPAGSLSANHQRFLATGIRVAAASTNCAKDDEKPHLEPPNRNPQQVSVEPPYQQVPNFSPSWGVDDLLELVDYDSHNKKEPMQFGEMEWFTEEGLFGEEFNQEAISAAEVPQLPVTHHASNNYSSHRNSKSNKKPRIELIRDYDYDDEDEYFTVPDLG